The window GCACTTAAAGCTGCGCAATACACTGCTGAACAAGTGGTTAACGCACTCGGTGGTCACGGTATCTTCGGTGTTGAGTTGTTCGTTAAAGGCGATCACGTAATCTTCAATGAAGTATCCCCTCGCCCACACGATACAGGCTTGGTTACTTTGATGTCTCAAGACTCGTCGGAATTCGCACTGCACGTACGTGCCTTTACCGGTATGCCGATTAAATCAATTACTCAGTATGGGCCATGTGCATCTGCGGTTATTCTAGGCCAAGGCACTTCAACTAACATCCGTTTTGAAGGCCTTACAGAGGCGCTAGACGCACCACAAACGCAAGTTCGCTTGTTTGGTAAGCCTGATATCGATGGTCGCCGTCGTCTAGGTGTGGCGCTTACTCGACGCAACAGCACAGAGACTGCGATTGATGATGCAATTGAGAGCGCTTCGAAAGTAAAAGTGATTTATTAGCTAGCTATTCAATTCTGAACAATCACGACTTCAAATCTGAACAATAAAAAAGACGGGCTATCGAGCCCGTCTTTTTGTTGGTGTTGTCTTTTTTATTTAAGCGGTCTTTTCGCTTGAAAGCTCACTTCACTTAAGCGTCTGACTCAATCAAATACACTTCTTCACTGAATCGAGACAAGCCTTTCTTAGCAATCTTCGGATGTTCATCGTCCGCAATATCTTGATTCAACAATGTGATTTTGTATCCAGAGAACAACTGATCGATCTCTAGTTTAGGTACGCTAAACGGAGGCCCTGCCATCTCGCTTTGGTCGTAATCCAGAGTCACCAGAAGGACCTTACCGCCCGGTTTCAGCAGTTGTTTCAAACGCTCTACATACTGTGTGCGCATCTCTTCTGGCAAGGCAACTAAAGACGCTCGGTCATAGATAATATCAACAGGTTGGATTGGCGCGGTGAAGTAATCACCTGTATAGATGTTCAGTTCATCGAATTGGTAGAGCTCGTGCTGACCGCTAATTTGAGTCACAGTTGGCGTGTAAAGGTGCTCTGCAAAAAATGCGCGAACCGCAATCTGGCTGAGTTCGACACCTTGCACGTCACTATGCTTTGTCGCCAACCAAATCAAATCTTCACTCTTGCCA is drawn from Vibrio sp. SNU_ST1 and contains these coding sequences:
- a CDS encoding thiopurine S-methyltransferase codes for the protein MNNPEFWHNKWAANQIGFHLEDVNPLLIKFWEKTEPNYEKSVFVPLCGKSEDLIWLATKHSDVQGVELSQIAVRAFFAEHLYTPTVTQISGQHELYQFDELNIYTGDYFTAPIQPVDIIYDRASLVALPEEMRTQYVERLKQLLKPGGKVLLVTLDYDQSEMAGPPFSVPKLEIDQLFSGYKITLLNQDIADDEHPKIAKKGLSRFSEEVYLIESDA